A DNA window from Gemmatimonadota bacterium contains the following coding sequences:
- a CDS encoding GNAT family N-acetyltransferase — MPEQQLRMMRPDLEDLPEISVPDGYALRTYRPGDEAAWCEIMNTGIGTDWTAEKCRKELTDTEPFMADGCFFAMRTGEAGEAVATACAYDVQPEGISAAQVHAAQVHMVCAKPAHRGRGLGRLVTLAVLHYMRERGYAAAFLGTDDFRVPAVRTYLGLGFIPDYIEDSHRLRWSSVFAEIGEQPS; from the coding sequence ATGCCTGAACAACAGCTCCGGATGATGCGCCCCGACCTGGAAGACCTGCCGGAAATCAGCGTGCCGGACGGGTATGCGCTGAGGACCTACCGGCCCGGCGACGAAGCCGCCTGGTGCGAGATCATGAACACGGGCATCGGGACGGACTGGACGGCGGAGAAATGCCGCAAAGAGTTGACGGATACGGAACCGTTCATGGCGGACGGGTGTTTCTTCGCAATGCGGACGGGGGAAGCCGGGGAAGCCGTGGCCACGGCCTGCGCCTATGACGTCCAGCCCGAGGGCATAAGCGCCGCGCAGGTTCACGCCGCGCAGGTACACATGGTATGCGCGAAACCGGCTCACCGCGGACGGGGACTGGGCCGCCTCGTTACCCTGGCCGTGCTCCATTACATGCGGGAGCGTGGCTACGCCGCCGCTTTTCTGGGTACGGACGATTTCCGCGTGCCGGCCGTCAGGACCTATCTCGGACTGGGGTTCATTCCCGACTATATCGAGGACAGCCACCGTTTGCGCTGGTCCTCCGTGTTCGCGGAAATCGGGGAACAACCGTCCTGA
- a CDS encoding sugar phosphate isomerase/epimerase: MPANLLACRTASYGKYSESAYAHLPAIGVHHVEIDAPAPDQVAGVKSRLADHGLSASSLQCPVEIQYDDVDARLTPHLDAAAALGAGVLFVSVQAGDLEKRVVYERLHRCGAKAAGYGITIGMETHPDLITNAAVAMETMRGVDHPNVRVNYDTANIHYYNREVDHVDEMEKVIDYIGSMHLKDTDGQYKTWCFPTFGEGIVDFKTVFDRLNAHGFHGPFTMEIEGVEGESLNEEETCRRVADSVAHLRSVGCDV, encoded by the coding sequence ATGCCCGCCAACCTGCTTGCGTGCCGAACGGCAAGCTACGGTAAGTACAGCGAATCCGCCTATGCCCATCTGCCCGCGATCGGCGTTCATCACGTGGAAATCGACGCACCCGCGCCGGACCAGGTCGCCGGGGTCAAGTCCAGGCTCGCAGATCACGGCCTTTCGGCCAGCAGCCTGCAGTGCCCGGTGGAGATCCAGTACGACGACGTGGACGCGCGGCTGACCCCGCACCTGGACGCCGCCGCGGCCCTGGGCGCTGGCGTGCTTTTCGTAAGCGTACAGGCCGGGGACCTGGAGAAGCGCGTGGTCTACGAGCGATTGCACCGTTGTGGCGCAAAGGCCGCCGGATACGGGATCACCATCGGCATGGAAACCCATCCCGACCTGATCACCAACGCGGCCGTCGCCATGGAGACCATGCGCGGCGTCGACCATCCCAACGTCCGCGTGAACTACGACACGGCCAACATCCACTACTACAACCGGGAGGTGGACCACGTCGACGAAATGGAAAAGGTCATCGACTACATCGGCAGCATGCATCTCAAGGATACCGACGGCCAATACAAGACCTGGTGCTTTCCCACTTTCGGCGAGGGCATCGTCGATTTCAAGACGGTATTCGACCGGTTGAACGCCCACGGGTTCCACGGACCGTTCACCATGGAGATCGAGGGCGTGGAAGGGGAATCGCTCAACGAAGAGGAGACCTGCCGGCGCGTTGCGGACTCGGTGGCGCACCTGCGGAGCGTCGGATGTGACGTGTAG
- a CDS encoding type II toxin-antitoxin system HicA family toxin, with the protein MKVREFMRRLRADGWIEVRRRGSHRVMRHPTKRGIVVVEDGSD; encoded by the coding sequence ATGAAAGTTCGGGAGTTTATGAGACGACTGCGTGCGGACGGATGGATCGAGGTCCGTCGTCGCGGGAGTCATCGAGTAATGCGGCACCCTACAAAACGAGGCATTGTCGTAGTTGAAGATGGCTCGGACTGA
- a CDS encoding type II toxin-antitoxin system HicB family antitoxin, with product MVEKFGTGAYSAYVPELPGIGVAGKTEDEVHELVADAIRLYLEEHHRDGDRATDPVVVNHYTVTI from the coding sequence ATTGTAGAGAAATTCGGCACCGGAGCGTACAGCGCCTACGTACCTGAGCTTCCGGGCATAGGGGTTGCCGGGAAGACCGAAGATGAGGTTCATGAACTGGTGGCCGACGCGATCAGGCTGTATCTCGAAGAGCATCATCGGGATGGTGACCGGGCAACAGATCCCGTTGTGGTGAATCACTATACCGTTACGATTTGA
- a CDS encoding FAD-dependent oxidoreductase has translation MSQVIVIGGGLAGLAGAVALADAGFQVELYERRPILGGRATSFIHPSSGERVDNCQHVLLGCCVNLLDFYARLGVAKHIEFHEDIPFIDESSRVSVIRPSALPPPLHLFPSFLRLKTMGIRDKLSIVRTVAGMIRHVARLRRSGEPSEATASAAASVSAAPASATSRGTEPSPDSMAAWLEAHGATDRAVEAFWKPFLISALNDELVDIDADYGIGTAVRAMLLNRSGYEVGLPAVPLGDLYAPCIDYIEQRGGRVVFNRGVTGISVHGGKVASISLQDGSSVEAGAYLSALPFDVLRKLLPQGHASDPYFAILDGLSVSPITAVHVWFDRPVTEMGYAAVIGRRIQWIFNQSSRHAGAFSADNGGAYLGLVVSASDDWMKTPRQVIIDQAMEDLESLLPAVRRAKLLKAIVVKEGRATFAPRPGCDALRPGPSSPFPNFSIAGDWVQTGWPATMESAVRSGYQAAEVLLRTRGVRTPILKPDLPAEGLMKWVAGLRGF, from the coding sequence ATGAGCCAGGTCATCGTCATCGGAGGAGGGCTGGCCGGACTGGCCGGCGCGGTCGCACTGGCCGATGCCGGCTTCCAGGTCGAGTTGTACGAGAGACGTCCGATCCTCGGAGGCCGCGCCACCTCCTTCATACATCCGTCGAGCGGCGAACGGGTAGACAACTGCCAGCACGTGCTCCTGGGATGCTGCGTCAACCTGCTCGACTTCTACGCGCGCCTCGGTGTCGCGAAACATATCGAATTCCACGAGGACATCCCGTTCATCGACGAGTCCAGCCGGGTCTCGGTCATCCGGCCCTCGGCGCTTCCCCCGCCCCTTCACCTGTTTCCATCGTTCCTGCGGCTGAAAACCATGGGCATCCGGGACAAGCTGTCGATCGTCCGAACCGTGGCCGGCATGATACGCCACGTTGCCAGACTACGAAGGAGCGGCGAACCATCAGAGGCGACCGCCTCGGCAGCGGCGTCCGTTTCGGCAGCGCCCGCTTCGGCAACGTCACGCGGTACCGAGCCTTCACCGGATTCCATGGCCGCCTGGCTCGAGGCCCACGGGGCAACGGATCGCGCCGTCGAGGCTTTTTGGAAACCCTTCCTGATCAGCGCGCTCAACGATGAACTGGTCGACATCGATGCCGACTACGGAATTGGTACGGCCGTCCGGGCCATGCTGCTCAATCGCAGCGGATACGAGGTGGGACTGCCCGCCGTTCCGCTGGGAGATCTTTACGCGCCTTGCATAGACTACATCGAGCAGCGGGGCGGCCGCGTCGTGTTCAACCGGGGCGTCACCGGCATTTCCGTACACGGCGGCAAGGTGGCTTCCATCTCGCTGCAGGACGGTTCGTCCGTCGAAGCCGGGGCCTACCTTTCGGCCCTGCCATTCGACGTCCTGCGCAAGCTGCTGCCACAGGGCCATGCCTCGGATCCCTACTTCGCGATACTGGACGGGCTGTCTGTCTCGCCCATCACGGCCGTGCACGTCTGGTTCGACCGGCCCGTGACGGAAATGGGCTACGCCGCGGTGATCGGCCGGAGGATACAGTGGATATTCAACCAGTCCAGCCGGCACGCCGGTGCCTTCTCCGCGGATAACGGCGGCGCCTATCTCGGCCTAGTGGTCAGCGCATCCGACGACTGGATGAAAACACCCCGGCAGGTCATCATCGATCAGGCCATGGAAGATCTCGAATCCCTCCTGCCCGCCGTGCGCCGGGCCAAACTGCTCAAGGCCATCGTCGTCAAGGAGGGCCGGGCCACGTTCGCACCCAGGCCCGGCTGCGACGCGCTGCGCCCCGGTCCATCCAGCCCATTTCCCAATTTCTCCATCGCCGGAGACTGGGTGCAGACCGGCTGGCCGGCGACCATGGAAAGCGCCGTGCGCAGCGGTTACCAGGCCGCCGAGGTCCTGCTGCGGACCCGGGGCGTACGGACGCCCATCCTGAAACCTGACCTGCCCGCGGAGGGGCTGATGAAGTGGGTTGCAGGCCTGCGGGGCTTCTGA
- a CDS encoding phytoene/squalene synthase family protein → MDSLERSYDFCRAVAKSRAKNFYYSFLVLPAERRRAICAVYAFMRYCDDIVDEEAGEAGTADRQSRLMACREILDSAYGEDGACDGDGAYGGTPAGDGGTPAGDGETPADSGMLPAFIDTVRRFDIPRAYFDAIIDGAEMDLIVTRYATFEDLYQYCYRVASAVGLVCIRIFGYEGEEAERYAESCGIAFQLTNILRDIREDAGMGRVYLPQEDLDAFGYPEENLRDGLFNDPFRRLMGFQVERARSYYDAALPLLPLVQPSSRACLATMIGIYRACLEEIPRRQYDVYSQRIGLSPWKKLSITARALIRKRV, encoded by the coding sequence ATGGATTCGCTAGAACGTTCCTATGATTTCTGCCGCGCGGTCGCGAAGTCGAGGGCGAAGAACTTCTACTATTCCTTCCTCGTCCTGCCGGCCGAAAGAAGACGGGCCATTTGCGCGGTCTACGCCTTCATGCGCTACTGTGACGATATCGTCGACGAGGAGGCCGGGGAGGCCGGGACGGCGGACCGGCAATCCCGGCTTATGGCCTGCCGCGAGATCCTGGATAGCGCCTATGGCGAAGACGGCGCCTGTGACGGAGACGGCGCTTATGGCGGCACGCCAGCCGGAGACGGCGGCACGCCGGCCGGAGACGGCGAAACACCGGCTGACAGCGGCATGTTGCCGGCGTTCATCGATACGGTGCGGCGATTCGATATCCCCAGGGCGTACTTCGACGCCATTATCGACGGCGCGGAAATGGACCTTATCGTGACCCGTTACGCCACCTTCGAGGACCTGTACCAGTACTGCTACCGCGTGGCTTCCGCCGTGGGACTGGTGTGCATACGCATCTTCGGATACGAGGGCGAAGAGGCCGAGCGGTACGCCGAGTCCTGCGGCATCGCCTTCCAGCTGACCAATATACTCCGAGACATCCGGGAAGACGCCGGGATGGGGCGCGTCTACCTGCCGCAGGAGGACCTCGACGCCTTCGGGTACCCGGAAGAGAACCTGCGGGACGGACTTTTCAACGACCCGTTCCGGCGGCTGATGGGTTTCCAGGTCGAACGCGCCAGAAGCTATTACGATGCGGCACTGCCGCTCCTGCCGCTCGTTCAACCCTCGAGCCGGGCGTGCCTGGCGACGATGATCGGCATCTACAGGGCGTGTCTCGAAGAAATCCCCCGCCGCCAGTACGACGTCTATAGCCAGCGCATCGGCCTGTCCCCGTGGAAGAAACTCTCCATCACGGCCCGAGCGCTGATCCGAAAGCGCGTATGA
- the hpnC gene encoding squalene synthase HpnC → MSQLPDYLPEAVLRFNDLALDALPGAGDASLESAHRYCRRLARRHYENFIVVSPFLPTALRRHFYHVYAYCRWSDDLADETGDTGLSLELLDWWDGELQACYENEFRHPVFIALRETIDRFDIPIAPFRDLLTAFRQDQVVTRYRTYEDVLEYCRYSANPVGRLVLYLCGYRDRERQLLSDATCTALQLANFWQDVRVDLKKGRIYLPLEDLDRYQYTEEDLEAGVVDERFRGLMSYQVNRTRKLFDEGLGLCGMVDARAGLDIELFNRCGSALLDQIERRRFDVLSRRPTLSSARKAGLFLKYALKRLWIR, encoded by the coding sequence ATGTCCCAGTTACCCGACTATCTGCCGGAAGCCGTACTTCGGTTCAATGATCTCGCGCTCGACGCGCTGCCCGGCGCCGGGGACGCTTCCCTGGAGTCCGCCCACAGGTACTGCAGACGCCTCGCGCGGCGGCACTACGAGAATTTCATCGTCGTTTCCCCCTTTCTGCCCACCGCGCTCCGGCGGCACTTCTACCATGTCTACGCCTACTGCCGGTGGTCCGACGACCTCGCCGACGAAACCGGAGACACCGGCCTGTCCCTCGAACTGCTCGACTGGTGGGACGGCGAATTGCAGGCCTGTTACGAAAACGAATTCCGTCATCCGGTATTCATCGCACTCCGGGAAACGATCGACCGGTTCGATATACCGATTGCCCCGTTCCGTGACCTGCTGACCGCGTTCCGGCAGGACCAGGTCGTGACGCGTTACAGGACCTACGAGGACGTGCTCGAATACTGTCGCTACTCCGCCAATCCCGTGGGCCGTCTCGTGCTCTACCTGTGCGGCTACCGGGACAGGGAACGCCAGTTGCTGTCCGACGCCACGTGCACCGCGCTCCAACTGGCCAATTTCTGGCAGGACGTGCGGGTAGACCTGAAAAAGGGCCGGATCTACCTGCCCTTGGAGGATCTGGACCGGTACCAATACACCGAAGAGGACCTCGAAGCCGGGGTCGTCGACGAGCGATTCAGGGGACTGATGTCGTACCAGGTGAACCGGACGCGCAAGCTGTTCGACGAGGGACTCGGGCTGTGCGGGATGGTGGACGCGAGGGCCGGGCTGGACATCGAACTGTTCAACCGGTGCGGTTCCGCCCTGCTGGATCAGATCGAAAGACGGCGTTTCGACGTGCTGTCCCGCCGCCCCACCCTGTCATCCGCCCGGAAGGCCGGCCTTTTTCTGAAATACGCACTGAAACGACTATGGATTCGCTAG
- the ribB gene encoding 3,4-dihydroxy-2-butanone-4-phosphate synthase, translated as MLSHFCTIPEAVEEVRAGRVLIVIDDENRENEGDFMVAAEKVTPEIINFMSMHGRGLICLPTTKQRLAELDIPIMVDGKTSTADTPFTVSVDAVNGVTSGISAHDRARSARLFVDPDTAPEDFERPGHLFPLQARDGGVLERDGHTEATVDLMRLAGLYPAGVLCEVLDEDGSMARLPRLVEIADEHHLKIATIKDLIEYRLEEELVLEFACSGG; from the coding sequence ATGTTATCCCATTTCTGCACCATACCAGAGGCCGTGGAAGAAGTGAGGGCAGGACGGGTGCTGATCGTCATCGATGACGAGAACCGCGAGAACGAAGGCGACTTCATGGTGGCCGCCGAAAAGGTCACGCCCGAAATCATCAACTTCATGTCGATGCACGGACGGGGGCTGATCTGTCTGCCCACCACGAAACAGCGGCTTGCAGAGCTGGACATACCCATCATGGTCGATGGGAAGACATCGACCGCGGACACGCCCTTCACGGTATCCGTGGATGCCGTAAACGGCGTGACGTCCGGCATATCCGCCCATGACCGGGCAAGAAGCGCCCGTTTGTTCGTGGATCCGGATACGGCGCCGGAGGACTTCGAACGGCCGGGACACCTCTTCCCGTTGCAGGCACGCGACGGCGGCGTGCTGGAACGAGACGGGCACACCGAGGCCACGGTCGACCTGATGCGACTGGCCGGTCTCTACCCGGCGGGGGTCCTGTGCGAGGTGCTGGACGAGGACGGCTCCATGGCCCGTCTTCCCCGGCTGGTCGAAATCGCCGACGAGCATCATCTGAAAATCGCAACCATCAAGGACCTCATCGAGTACCGCCTCGAAGAGGAACTCGTACTGGAATTCGCCTGCAGCGGTGGGTAA
- the thiL gene encoding thiamine-phosphate kinase has product MDHRKEGTGLPGEFEVIRRIGHALPDTDPSVLLGVGDDAAAVAPAPGMTTLLTTDTFVEGVDFDVAFSSWRQIGWKCMAANFSDIAAMGGVPRHALTTLCLPAHRAMEDVEALYLGFRDLAGHVGHPVSIVGGDLSSTDGPTVISITVSGEAAEEHITRRSGARAGDILCVTGLLGASETGLRLLRAAREQPAAENPAMEETAAQGRTVQPASNQPTDRFEGVLRRHRTPVPRVREGVLLANSGWVRAMIDVSDGLSSDVLHVGRDSGVGLNLDGNALPIAEETRRAMEELRLDPVGTALESGEEFELLCAVAPEGVERLAAELAERTGTPLTPIGECVTAARRYTITDHTGSRPLRPKGYEHFSG; this is encoded by the coding sequence GTGGACCATCGTAAGGAAGGCACGGGTCTTCCAGGCGAATTCGAGGTGATCCGGCGTATCGGGCACGCGCTGCCCGATACGGACCCGAGTGTCCTTTTGGGGGTCGGCGATGACGCCGCGGCCGTGGCGCCCGCGCCCGGCATGACGACCCTGCTGACGACCGACACCTTCGTTGAAGGCGTGGATTTCGACGTGGCCTTCTCGTCCTGGCGGCAGATCGGATGGAAGTGCATGGCCGCCAATTTCAGCGATATCGCGGCCATGGGCGGCGTGCCCAGGCACGCGCTGACGACGCTCTGCCTTCCGGCCCATCGCGCCATGGAAGACGTGGAAGCGCTGTACCTGGGGTTTCGCGACCTGGCCGGGCACGTTGGCCATCCCGTGTCCATCGTCGGAGGCGATCTGAGTTCGACGGACGGGCCGACCGTCATCTCCATCACGGTGAGCGGTGAAGCCGCGGAGGAACACATCACGCGGCGCAGCGGCGCCCGGGCGGGTGACATCCTGTGCGTGACCGGACTCCTGGGCGCGAGCGAGACCGGCCTCCGCCTGCTTCGTGCGGCACGAGAGCAACCGGCCGCGGAAAATCCGGCAATGGAGGAGACGGCGGCGCAAGGGCGGACGGTACAGCCGGCGTCGAATCAACCAACGGACCGGTTCGAAGGCGTGCTGCGCCGCCACCGCACCCCCGTTCCACGGGTCCGCGAAGGCGTTCTGTTGGCGAACAGTGGGTGGGTCCGTGCCATGATCGACGTGAGCGACGGGCTCAGTTCAGACGTCCTGCACGTGGGTCGCGACAGCGGGGTAGGGTTGAACCTGGATGGGAACGCCCTGCCCATCGCGGAGGAAACCAGGCGGGCCATGGAGGAGCTTCGGCTCGATCCCGTCGGGACCGCCCTGGAAAGCGGTGAGGAATTCGAGCTGCTGTGCGCCGTAGCGCCGGAGGGGGTGGAGCGCCTGGCGGCCGAACTCGCGGAGCGTACCGGAACGCCGCTGACCCCCATTGGCGAATGCGTGACCGCCGCCCGGAGATACACCATTACGGATCACACCGGATCCCGGCCCCTGCGCCCGAAGGGGTACGAACATTTCAGTGGTTGA
- a CDS encoding non-heme iron oxygenase ferredoxin subunit — translation MGYVKAAELDELSPGQMKMVSISGKEIVLCNVDGKYYAADNFCPHMGAPLSEGELDGTDLWCPFHGASFDVTTGDVLSPPAYENLTCFPVRVTEEAVEIEI, via the coding sequence ATGGGATACGTCAAGGCGGCGGAGCTGGATGAGCTGAGTCCGGGCCAGATGAAGATGGTCTCGATCAGCGGGAAGGAGATCGTCCTCTGCAACGTGGACGGGAAGTACTATGCCGCCGACAATTTCTGCCCCCACATGGGCGCGCCCCTGAGCGAAGGGGAACTGGACGGCACCGACCTCTGGTGTCCGTTCCACGGCGCGTCTTTCGATGTGACCACGGGCGACGTCCTGTCACCTCCGGCCTACGAAAACCTCACCTGCTTCCCGGTCCGGGTGACCGAAGAAGCCGTGGAAATAGAAATCTAG
- a CDS encoding LysM peptidoglycan-binding domain-containing protein → MIRHLPLIGLVLAVGCAAPRTLEPGARTTPPTGTADTAGNTVAVEEPSDPDLTLDHVAPADSLAMRDPASLLADARLRYDAALSALERSDTTAARAAVDEVLGLLVLLSDDQKHAATPAQADLLRKLGPLVDRIQARGRAAAEVRGSIPRVLNRRVTQQINLFLKGRSLDILKASYQRSGRYTPMIREELAARGLPAELQWLPIVESGFKPRAFSWASAAGMWQFIYDTGKRYGLQRSGWVDDRFDPIKATPAALAYLGDLYTMFDDWFLAMAAYNCGEYRVLREINRTGNRDYWKMRLPRETRNYVPKFLAVLHIIENPEKYGVEWPETHDPHLFEEVRIDKSVALQHVADLLAMPQDDLKALNTDIRYGVTPPTGFSLRVPLGAGTTLLGSLDELPESNFKPPPEVRRYRVRRGDTLGHIARRFRTSVSRLRSMNRIRGSLIRVGQLLRVPGRNYSGQLWAGQTASYGTPKDAATHTVRRGDSLTRIARYYGTSVVALKLANGLRGDIIHPGQVLRLSGNGSGRATSGAVTYNIRSGDTLARIARVFRVTVAALMRANPDVQARRLQIGQRIIIPG, encoded by the coding sequence ATGATTAGACACCTCCCGCTCATAGGCCTTGTACTGGCCGTCGGTTGCGCGGCCCCCCGGACCCTTGAACCGGGCGCGCGCACCACGCCCCCGACCGGGACGGCGGATACCGCCGGGAATACCGTCGCAGTGGAGGAACCGTCCGACCCGGATCTTACCCTCGATCATGTCGCCCCGGCCGATTCCCTGGCAATGCGGGACCCGGCCAGCCTGCTCGCCGACGCCAGGCTGCGCTATGACGCGGCCCTCTCGGCGCTGGAACGATCCGATACCACGGCCGCGCGCGCCGCGGTCGACGAAGTGCTTGGGCTGCTCGTCCTGCTGAGCGACGACCAGAAGCACGCGGCCACCCCCGCGCAGGCCGACCTCCTCAGGAAGCTCGGGCCGCTGGTGGATCGTATCCAGGCCAGGGGCCGCGCCGCCGCCGAAGTCCGGGGTTCGATCCCCAGGGTACTCAACCGCCGCGTCACGCAACAGATCAATCTGTTTCTCAAAGGCAGAAGCCTGGACATACTCAAGGCCTCGTACCAGCGGTCCGGGCGCTACACCCCGATGATCCGCGAAGAACTGGCCGCCCGGGGCCTGCCAGCTGAGCTTCAGTGGCTGCCCATCGTCGAAAGCGGTTTCAAACCCAGGGCGTTCTCGTGGGCGTCCGCGGCGGGCATGTGGCAGTTCATCTACGACACGGGAAAGCGGTACGGACTCCAGCGGTCCGGCTGGGTAGACGACCGCTTCGATCCCATCAAGGCCACCCCGGCCGCCCTCGCCTACCTGGGGGACCTGTACACCATGTTCGACGACTGGTTTCTCGCCATGGCGGCGTACAACTGCGGAGAGTACCGGGTGCTCCGCGAGATCAACCGGACGGGGAACCGGGATTACTGGAAAATGCGGCTGCCCAGGGAAACCCGGAACTATGTACCTAAGTTCCTCGCGGTGCTGCATATCATCGAGAACCCCGAGAAATACGGCGTCGAGTGGCCGGAGACCCACGATCCCCACCTCTTCGAAGAGGTGCGCATCGACAAGTCGGTCGCGCTGCAGCACGTCGCCGACCTGCTCGCCATGCCGCAGGACGATCTCAAGGCGCTGAACACCGACATCCGGTACGGCGTGACGCCGCCCACCGGATTCTCGTTGCGCGTACCCCTGGGCGCGGGTACGACCCTGCTCGGCAGTCTCGACGAGCTTCCGGAGTCGAATTTCAAGCCCCCTCCCGAGGTACGCAGGTACCGCGTGCGGCGGGGTGATACCCTGGGCCACATCGCCCGCAGATTCCGGACTTCGGTCAGCAGGCTCCGGAGCATGAACCGGATCCGGGGCAGCCTGATCCGCGTCGGCCAGCTCCTCCGCGTACCCGGAAGGAACTACAGTGGACAGTTATGGGCCGGTCAGACGGCTTCTTACGGTACGCCGAAGGATGCCGCTACACACACCGTGCGGCGCGGCGATTCACTGACCCGCATCGCCCGGTACTACGGGACATCCGTCGTGGCGCTGAAACTGGCCAACGGGTTGCGGGGAGACATCATCCACCCCGGCCAGGTGCTTCGCCTGTCGGGAAACGGAAGCGGAAGGGCAACAAGCGGTGCGGTGACCTACAACATCCGGTCCGGGGATACGCTGGCGCGGATCGCCAGGGTCTTCAGGGTGACCGTCGCGGCCCTAATGCGGGCGAACCCCGACGTGCAGGCCAGGCGGCTGCAAATCGGTCAGCGGATCATCATTCCCGGCTGA
- the queG gene encoding tRNA epoxyqueuosine(34) reductase QueG translates to MLRRPADRRRDNHAAQRIPVSLTEEIKAHAASLGFDLAGITTADPPRHGDYYAEWVAQGMAGEMAYLDRQVEKRQDPRNILPNARSLVVVAMNYRCPDPDPVSGMQAAPPRGKIARYARGDDYHDVMKEKLLALLRFVQERAGRPVEGKVYVDTGPVLEREFAVRAGLGWFGKHTNLIHKRVGSWLLIGEILLDIELDPDGPTADHCGTCTLCLEACPTDAIVEPYVVDSRRCISYHTIELKGAIPLEYRAAMGDRVFGCDDCQDVCPWNRSAPETGLPAFAARPWNEMPDLIEMLGLTPEAFRNRFKGSPVKRTKRRGLLRNAAVALGNTKDPGAVPALADSLGDDEPLVRGHAAWALGNVGGAGALAELEKARKTEEDPWVVEEIDRALAECAKSSRVKNAS, encoded by the coding sequence ATGCTCCGGCGTCCAGCGGACAGGCGGCGGGATAACCACGCCGCGCAGCGGATTCCCGTGTCTCTTACCGAAGAAATCAAGGCGCATGCCGCGTCACTCGGATTCGATCTTGCCGGCATAACGACGGCCGATCCACCCCGCCACGGGGATTACTACGCCGAATGGGTCGCGCAGGGCATGGCCGGCGAGATGGCCTACCTGGACCGCCAGGTCGAGAAACGCCAGGATCCGCGTAATATCCTGCCGAACGCCCGGTCCCTCGTCGTGGTCGCCATGAACTACCGTTGTCCGGACCCGGATCCCGTCTCCGGCATGCAGGCCGCCCCGCCCCGCGGCAAAATCGCCCGGTACGCCCGGGGCGACGATTACCATGACGTGATGAAAGAGAAGCTGCTGGCGCTGCTTCGATTCGTACAGGAGAGGGCCGGCCGTCCCGTGGAAGGGAAGGTATACGTGGACACGGGGCCCGTGCTGGAACGCGAGTTCGCCGTCCGCGCCGGCCTGGGGTGGTTCGGGAAGCACACCAACCTCATCCACAAGCGCGTCGGTTCGTGGCTGTTGATCGGGGAGATCCTCCTCGACATCGAACTGGACCCGGACGGGCCCACGGCCGATCACTGCGGCACGTGCACCCTGTGCCTCGAAGCCTGTCCCACGGACGCCATCGTCGAACCCTACGTGGTCGATTCGCGCCGCTGCATTTCCTACCACACCATTGAATTGAAGGGTGCCATTCCCCTGGAGTACCGCGCGGCGATGGGAGACCGCGTGTTCGGGTGCGACGACTGCCAGGATGTCTGTCCCTGGAACCGCAGCGCACCCGAAACCGGCCTTCCGGCCTTTGCTGCGCGTCCCTGGAACGAAATGCCGGACCTCATCGAAATGCTGGGGTTGACGCCGGAGGCGTTCAGGAACCGGTTCAAGGGCAGTCCCGTAAAACGGACGAAGCGGCGCGGCCTGCTGCGGAACGCCGCCGTAGCCCTGGGCAACACGAAGGACCCCGGGGCGGTTCCCGCCCTCGCCGATTCGCTGGGCGACGACGAACCGCTGGTCCGGGGCCATGCGGCCTGGGCGCTGGGAAACGTCGGCGGCGCCGGGGCGCTGGCGGAACTGGAGAAAGCGCGGAAGACCGAAGAAGATCCGTGGGTGGTCGAGGAAATAGACCGGGCGCTTGCCGAATGCGCGAAGTCATCACGCGTCAAGAACGCGTCCTGA